From the Desulfosarcina sp. BuS5 genome, one window contains:
- the infB gene encoding translation initiation factor IF-2 gives MAKTRVYELARDLNMANKDLLDRIKSLDISVKSHMASLDDDLVVMIKANILEKKQTDLEVTRVKPTVIRRRRKVAEKKPIKEPPEPETLPEQVIHAEEPVKTDLPEPDKKTEEKKDLMLKTEEKEDLLLKEEKTVEPVHKKETITTEPLIEEPVKAVKTPDRKVKKPVKKLKTEKKETPAKIIHLPAPSLQKAPEETKPVTGKPKSDIKSSIKTRTTETKPDKTKKKENKQQEKVAADQGRKEKHWSKKKISFRRKEVVEGKALFTGKKRAQKGKKGVHNKKTTPALKTHITTPKAIKRRIKIDDAITLSELAKRMGIKANDMIAQLMTLGIMATVNQTIDFDTAALIASEFNYEIEKASFEEDTILRVKGDDTGNLVARPPVVTIMGHVDHGKTSLLDVIRKTSVTDAEAGGITQHIGAYHVKTDKGHIVFLDTPGHEAFTAMRSRGASITDIVILVVAADDGVMPQTIEAINHSKVADVPIIVAINKIDKPDADPDRVQRELAESGLVPEDWGGDTIFVNVSAKHNQGIGNLLEMVLLQAEVLELKANPDKLASGHVVEAKLDSGRGAVATILVQQGTLKTGDPVVCGIHYGKVRAMLNDRGKIEKTAGPSIPVGITGLSGVPNAGDELIALSDEKDAKHVSAHRIRKQRAKELAKSGRLSLEKLYEKMQKGKVSKLNLIIKADVQGSIEAIEDSLTKLSNQEVKINIIHSATGTVVESDISLAAVSDAIIIGFNVRPNIKIESLAGEEHVDMRFYNIIYNVINDIKGAISGMMASTFKEHIHGRAEIREVYHIPKVGTIAGSYVTDGKIERGELVRLLREGIITYEGKIASLRRFKDDVKEVSSGYECGIGIENYNDIKTGDTIECYHLEEIKAKLE, from the coding sequence ATGGCTAAAACCAGGGTCTATGAACTTGCCAGAGATCTTAACATGGCAAACAAAGATTTGCTTGACAGAATTAAATCTTTGGATATTTCAGTAAAAAGCCATATGGCTTCTCTTGATGATGACTTGGTCGTTATGATTAAAGCGAATATTCTTGAAAAAAAACAGACCGATTTAGAAGTAACTCGTGTCAAGCCGACCGTTATTAGAAGACGCAGGAAAGTTGCTGAGAAAAAGCCTATAAAGGAACCTCCCGAACCCGAAACACTGCCTGAACAGGTTATACATGCTGAAGAACCGGTAAAAACAGACCTGCCGGAGCCGGATAAAAAGACGGAAGAAAAAAAAGATTTGATGTTAAAAACGGAAGAGAAAGAAGACTTGCTTTTAAAAGAGGAAAAGACTGTCGAGCCTGTTCACAAAAAAGAAACCATAACTACCGAACCATTAATAGAAGAACCGGTAAAAGCAGTAAAAACGCCTGACAGAAAAGTCAAAAAACCTGTAAAAAAATTAAAAACAGAAAAAAAAGAGACACCTGCTAAAATTATACATCTACCCGCGCCTTCTTTGCAAAAAGCACCTGAAGAAACAAAACCTGTCACAGGCAAACCAAAATCTGATATAAAAAGTTCTATTAAAACCCGCACAACGGAAACTAAACCGGACAAAACAAAAAAGAAAGAAAACAAGCAACAGGAAAAAGTTGCCGCGGATCAGGGCCGTAAAGAAAAGCACTGGAGCAAAAAGAAAATTTCCTTCCGACGCAAAGAGGTTGTTGAAGGAAAGGCTCTTTTTACAGGTAAAAAACGCGCCCAAAAAGGTAAAAAGGGAGTTCACAATAAAAAGACTACTCCAGCGTTGAAAACTCACATAACAACACCTAAAGCTATTAAACGAAGAATCAAGATAGACGATGCCATCACCCTGTCAGAACTTGCAAAAAGGATGGGCATCAAAGCTAATGATATGATTGCACAACTTATGACTTTAGGTATAATGGCAACCGTAAACCAGACTATAGACTTTGACACGGCAGCACTGATTGCATCAGAATTCAACTATGAAATAGAAAAAGCATCTTTTGAAGAAGATACCATTTTACGGGTAAAGGGAGATGATACAGGTAATCTGGTTGCGAGACCACCTGTGGTTACCATTATGGGGCATGTCGACCACGGCAAGACATCTCTGCTTGATGTTATTCGCAAAACCAGTGTTACTGATGCAGAAGCCGGGGGAATAACCCAGCACATAGGGGCCTATCATGTTAAAACAGATAAAGGCCATATTGTATTTCTGGACACCCCGGGGCATGAAGCTTTTACAGCAATGCGTTCCCGAGGGGCGAGCATTACGGATATCGTCATCCTGGTTGTAGCCGCAGATGACGGGGTAATGCCGCAAACCATTGAAGCTATAAATCATTCAAAAGTTGCGGATGTTCCGATTATTGTCGCAATTAACAAGATCGATAAACCCGATGCCGATCCGGACCGCGTCCAGCGCGAACTGGCTGAATCCGGTCTTGTCCCTGAAGACTGGGGCGGAGATACAATTTTTGTGAATGTCTCGGCAAAACATAATCAGGGCATAGGCAATCTACTTGAAATGGTGCTCCTCCAGGCTGAGGTTCTGGAACTAAAGGCAAATCCTGACAAGCTCGCTTCAGGGCATGTTGTCGAAGCAAAGCTGGATTCAGGAAGAGGCGCGGTTGCTACCATACTTGTGCAGCAGGGAACTCTCAAAACAGGCGATCCGGTTGTATGCGGCATTCATTACGGAAAAGTAAGAGCCATGTTGAATGATAGGGGAAAAATTGAAAAAACAGCAGGTCCTTCAATACCTGTGGGAATTACGGGCTTGTCCGGCGTGCCTAATGCAGGGGATGAATTGATCGCGCTCTCTGATGAAAAAGATGCCAAGCATGTCAGTGCGCACAGGATCCGGAAACAGCGCGCAAAAGAGCTTGCTAAAAGCGGCAGATTAAGTCTTGAAAAGCTTTACGAAAAGATGCAGAAGGGTAAAGTCAGTAAACTTAACCTCATAATCAAGGCCGACGTACAGGGCTCCATTGAGGCGATAGAGGACTCGCTGACAAAACTTTCAAATCAAGAAGTAAAAATAAATATCATCCATTCCGCAACCGGGACAGTAGTCGAATCGGATATATCCCTGGCCGCCGTTTCAGATGCAATAATCATCGGTTTCAATGTTCGTCCCAATATAAAAATCGAGTCCCTGGCTGGGGAAGAGCATGTCGATATGCGATTTTATAATATCATTTATAATGTTATAAATGATATTAAGGGTGCAATTTCAGGTATGATGGCTTCCACTTTTAAAGAGCATATTCATGGCAGAGCAGAAATTCGTGAAGTTTACCACATTCCTAAAGTAGGCACTATAGCAGGCTCCTATGTTACTGATGGAAAGATAGAACGTGGTGAGCTTGTTCGTCTTTTAAGAGAGGGAATTATTACCTATGAGGGAAAAATTGCGTCTCTTAGACGTTTCAAAGATGATGTAAAAGAGGTAAGCAGTGGTTATGAATGCGGGATCGGAATTGAAAACTACAATGATATCAAAACCGGTGACACCATAGAATGCTATCATCTTGAGGAGATCAAGGCCAAGCTTGAATAA